In one window of Syngnathus scovelli strain Florida chromosome 20, RoL_Ssco_1.2, whole genome shotgun sequence DNA:
- the snx9b gene encoding sorting nexin-9b isoform X4 — translation MALKAQVLYDFTAEPGNNELTVKEGETVTITNQQIGGGWIEAQNSRGDVGLVPEDYIELNKSALPPFSAAAAAAPAANVGSVTNSDLSFFDAFAPAAGTQNQADRNGGDPWSSWSTDPSAGASNNWASNPEGTQTGKAAAGDSWAGASHGHPQAYQGPGADDDEWDDEWDDKSAAGFNEAESGDGGAMQRGGAHASMKLKFPGFSKSGPELYLLCKQIAKGKDKLTIYMGEVGPVWLYPESQLDCVVADPKKGSKMYGLKSYIEYQITANTTNRPVNHRYKHFDWLYERLLDKFGSAIPIPSLPDKQVTGRFEEEFIKMRMERLQGWMSRMCRHPVVASSEVFQLFLTYKDEKDWKTGKRKAEKDETVGVMIFTTIEPEAPDLDTIEVENKCDQFSRFTKAMDDGVKEILTVGHEHWKRCTGPLPKEYQRIGKAFQNLSSVFNSSGYQGEETLTDAMTAAGKTYEEIAQLVAEQPKKDLHFLMETNNEYKGLLGCFPDTIAVHKAAIDKVKEGDKLVATSKISPQEKVTMAKRVSTMSYALQAEMNHFHSNRIYDYNRVMQQYLEEQVKFYETIAAKLRQAHSQFTTM, via the exons ATGGCACTAAAG GCACAGGTTTTGTACGACTTCACCGCCGAGCCGGGAAACAATGAGCTGACGGTGAAAGAAGGCGAAACGGTCACCATCACCAATCAG CAAATCGGTGGTGGCTGGATTGAAGCGCAGAACTCCCGAGGGGATGTGGGTTTGGTGCCTGAAGACTACATTGAG CTCAACAAGTCGGCCCTCCCGCCGTtttcagcggcggcggcggcagcgccgGCCGCCAACGTCGGCAGCGTCACAAATTCCGATCTGTCCTTCTTTGACGCTTTTGCCCCCGCAGCCGGGACACAAAACCAG GCTGATCGCAATGGCGGCGACCCCTGGTCCTCGTGGAGCACGGACCCTTCGGCGGGCGCCTCCAACAACTGGGCGTCCAATCCGGAGGGCACCCAGACGGGCAAGGCGGCCGCCGGCGACTCCTGGGCCGGCGCCTCTCACGGCCACCCTCAGGCCTACCAGGGTCCAG GAGCCGACGACGACGAGTGGGACGACGAGTGGGACGACAAGTCGGCCGCGGGTTTCAATGAGGCCGAATCGGGAGACGGGGGCGCCATGCAGCGAGGCGGCGCTCATGCCTCCATGAAACTCAA GTTTCCCGGCTTCTCAAAGTCTGGCCCCGAGTTGTACCTCTTGTGTAAGCAGATAGCAAAGGGCAAGGACAAGCTCACCATCTAC ATGGGCGAGGTCGGTCCGGTGTGGCTTTACCCGGAATCGCAGCTGGACTGCGTGGTGGCCGACCCAAAGAAGGGCTCCAAGATGTACGGCCTCAAGAGTTACATCGAGTACCAAATCACGGCCAAC ACCACCAACCGACCCGTCAACCACAGATACAAGCACTTTGATTGGCTGTACGAGAGGCTCCTGGACAAATTTGGCTCGGCCATTCCCATCCCGTCGTTACCGGACAAGCAGGTAACAG GTCGCTTTGAGGAGGAGTTCATCAAGATGCGAATGGAGCGCTTGCAGGGCTGGATGAGCCGCATGTGCAGGCACCCGGTCGTTGCCAGCAGCGAAGTATTTCAGCTCTTCCTCACCTATAAGGACGAGAAG GACTGGAAAACGGGCAAGAGAAAAGCAGAAAAGGACGAGACGGTGGGAGTGATGATCTTCACTACCATCGAGCCCGAGGCTCCCGACTTGGATACTATCGAagt GGAGAATAAATGCGACCAGTTCAGCCGCTTCACCAAAGCAATGGACGACGGGGTGAAGGAAATCCTCACAGTGGGCCACGAGCACTGGAAGCGATGCACGGGCC ctctgcccaaAGAATACCAACGAATCGGTAAAGCCTTCCAGAACCTCTCCTCGGTGTTCAACAGCAGCGGATACCAAG GTGAGGAAACGCTGACGGATGCCATGACAGCCGCAGGGAAGACCTACGAGGAGATAGCGCAGTTGGTAGCAGAGCAG CCAAAAAAGGATCTCCACTTCCTCATGGAGACCAACAACGAGTACAAAGGTTTGCTTGGATGCTTCCCGGACACAATCGCCGTCCATAAG GCCGCTATTGACAAAGTGAAGGAAGGTGACAAGTTGGTGGCCACCAGTAAAATTAGCCCTCAGGAAAAGGTCACCATGGCCAAACGAGTCAGCACCATGTCCTACGCCTTACAAG CTGAGATGAACCACTTCCATAGCAACCGTATCTACGACTACAACAGGGTCATGCAGCAATACCTGGAAGAGCAAGTCAAGTTTTACGAGACG ATCGCCGCAAAGCTGAGACAAGCTCACAGCCAGTTCACAACAATGTGA
- the snx9b gene encoding sorting nexin-9b isoform X3, protein MALKAQVLYDFTAEPGNNELTVKEGETVTITNQQIGGGWIEAQNSRGDVGLVPEDYIELNKSALPPFSAAAAAAPAANVGSVTNSDLSFFDAFAPAAGTQNQADRNGGDPWSSWSTDPSAGASNNWASNPEGTQTGKAAAGDSWAGASHGHPQAYQGPDIYPYPYLIDYTGADDDEWDDEWDDKSAAGFNEAESGDGGAMQRGGAHASMKLKFPGFSKSGPELYLLCKQIAKGKDKLTIYMGEVGPVWLYPESQLDCVVADPKKGSKMYGLKSYIEYQITANTTNRPVNHRYKHFDWLYERLLDKFGSAIPIPSLPDKQVTGRFEEEFIKMRMERLQGWMSRMCRHPVVASSEVFQLFLTYKDEKDWKTGKRKAEKDETVGVMIFTTIEPEAPDLDTIEVENKCDQFSRFTKAMDDGVKEILTVGHEHWKRCTGPLPKEYQRIGKAFQNLSSVFNSSGYQGEETLTDAMTAAGKTYEEIAQLVAEQPKKDLHFLMETNNEYKGLLGCFPDTIAVHKAAIDKVKEGDKLVATSKISPQEKVTMAKRVSTMSYALQAEMNHFHSNRIYDYNRVMQQYLEEQVKFYETIAAKLRQAHSQFTTM, encoded by the exons ATGGCACTAAAG GCACAGGTTTTGTACGACTTCACCGCCGAGCCGGGAAACAATGAGCTGACGGTGAAAGAAGGCGAAACGGTCACCATCACCAATCAG CAAATCGGTGGTGGCTGGATTGAAGCGCAGAACTCCCGAGGGGATGTGGGTTTGGTGCCTGAAGACTACATTGAG CTCAACAAGTCGGCCCTCCCGCCGTtttcagcggcggcggcggcagcgccgGCCGCCAACGTCGGCAGCGTCACAAATTCCGATCTGTCCTTCTTTGACGCTTTTGCCCCCGCAGCCGGGACACAAAACCAG GCTGATCGCAATGGCGGCGACCCCTGGTCCTCGTGGAGCACGGACCCTTCGGCGGGCGCCTCCAACAACTGGGCGTCCAATCCGGAGGGCACCCAGACGGGCAAGGCGGCCGCCGGCGACTCCTGGGCCGGCGCCTCTCACGGCCACCCTCAGGCCTACCAGGGTCCAG ACATCTACCCTTATCCTTACCTTATTGATTACACAG GAGCCGACGACGACGAGTGGGACGACGAGTGGGACGACAAGTCGGCCGCGGGTTTCAATGAGGCCGAATCGGGAGACGGGGGCGCCATGCAGCGAGGCGGCGCTCATGCCTCCATGAAACTCAA GTTTCCCGGCTTCTCAAAGTCTGGCCCCGAGTTGTACCTCTTGTGTAAGCAGATAGCAAAGGGCAAGGACAAGCTCACCATCTAC ATGGGCGAGGTCGGTCCGGTGTGGCTTTACCCGGAATCGCAGCTGGACTGCGTGGTGGCCGACCCAAAGAAGGGCTCCAAGATGTACGGCCTCAAGAGTTACATCGAGTACCAAATCACGGCCAAC ACCACCAACCGACCCGTCAACCACAGATACAAGCACTTTGATTGGCTGTACGAGAGGCTCCTGGACAAATTTGGCTCGGCCATTCCCATCCCGTCGTTACCGGACAAGCAGGTAACAG GTCGCTTTGAGGAGGAGTTCATCAAGATGCGAATGGAGCGCTTGCAGGGCTGGATGAGCCGCATGTGCAGGCACCCGGTCGTTGCCAGCAGCGAAGTATTTCAGCTCTTCCTCACCTATAAGGACGAGAAG GACTGGAAAACGGGCAAGAGAAAAGCAGAAAAGGACGAGACGGTGGGAGTGATGATCTTCACTACCATCGAGCCCGAGGCTCCCGACTTGGATACTATCGAagt GGAGAATAAATGCGACCAGTTCAGCCGCTTCACCAAAGCAATGGACGACGGGGTGAAGGAAATCCTCACAGTGGGCCACGAGCACTGGAAGCGATGCACGGGCC ctctgcccaaAGAATACCAACGAATCGGTAAAGCCTTCCAGAACCTCTCCTCGGTGTTCAACAGCAGCGGATACCAAG GTGAGGAAACGCTGACGGATGCCATGACAGCCGCAGGGAAGACCTACGAGGAGATAGCGCAGTTGGTAGCAGAGCAG CCAAAAAAGGATCTCCACTTCCTCATGGAGACCAACAACGAGTACAAAGGTTTGCTTGGATGCTTCCCGGACACAATCGCCGTCCATAAG GCCGCTATTGACAAAGTGAAGGAAGGTGACAAGTTGGTGGCCACCAGTAAAATTAGCCCTCAGGAAAAGGTCACCATGGCCAAACGAGTCAGCACCATGTCCTACGCCTTACAAG CTGAGATGAACCACTTCCATAGCAACCGTATCTACGACTACAACAGGGTCATGCAGCAATACCTGGAAGAGCAAGTCAAGTTTTACGAGACG ATCGCCGCAAAGCTGAGACAAGCTCACAGCCAGTTCACAACAATGTGA
- the snx9b gene encoding sorting nexin-9b isoform X1 — MALKAQVLYDFTAEPGNNELTVKEGETVTITNQQIGGGWIEAQNSRGDVGLVPEDYIELNKSALPPFSAAAAAAPAANVGSVTNSDLSFFDAFAPAAGTQNQVAGRGSSTPPDTPVSPYPDEADRNGGDPWSSWSTDPSAGASNNWASNPEGTQTGKAAAGDSWAGASHGHPQAYQGPDIYPYPYLIDYTGADDDEWDDEWDDKSAAGFNEAESGDGGAMQRGGAHASMKLKFPGFSKSGPELYLLCKQIAKGKDKLTIYMGEVGPVWLYPESQLDCVVADPKKGSKMYGLKSYIEYQITANTTNRPVNHRYKHFDWLYERLLDKFGSAIPIPSLPDKQVTGRFEEEFIKMRMERLQGWMSRMCRHPVVASSEVFQLFLTYKDEKDWKTGKRKAEKDETVGVMIFTTIEPEAPDLDTIEVENKCDQFSRFTKAMDDGVKEILTVGHEHWKRCTGPLPKEYQRIGKAFQNLSSVFNSSGYQGEETLTDAMTAAGKTYEEIAQLVAEQPKKDLHFLMETNNEYKGLLGCFPDTIAVHKAAIDKVKEGDKLVATSKISPQEKVTMAKRVSTMSYALQAEMNHFHSNRIYDYNRVMQQYLEEQVKFYETIAAKLRQAHSQFTTM; from the exons ATGGCACTAAAG GCACAGGTTTTGTACGACTTCACCGCCGAGCCGGGAAACAATGAGCTGACGGTGAAAGAAGGCGAAACGGTCACCATCACCAATCAG CAAATCGGTGGTGGCTGGATTGAAGCGCAGAACTCCCGAGGGGATGTGGGTTTGGTGCCTGAAGACTACATTGAG CTCAACAAGTCGGCCCTCCCGCCGTtttcagcggcggcggcggcagcgccgGCCGCCAACGTCGGCAGCGTCACAAATTCCGATCTGTCCTTCTTTGACGCTTTTGCCCCCGCAGCCGGGACACAAAACCAG GTGGCCGGTAGGGGGTCGAGCACCCCACCCGACACCCCAGTTTCCCCCTACCCTGATGAG GCTGATCGCAATGGCGGCGACCCCTGGTCCTCGTGGAGCACGGACCCTTCGGCGGGCGCCTCCAACAACTGGGCGTCCAATCCGGAGGGCACCCAGACGGGCAAGGCGGCCGCCGGCGACTCCTGGGCCGGCGCCTCTCACGGCCACCCTCAGGCCTACCAGGGTCCAG ACATCTACCCTTATCCTTACCTTATTGATTACACAG GAGCCGACGACGACGAGTGGGACGACGAGTGGGACGACAAGTCGGCCGCGGGTTTCAATGAGGCCGAATCGGGAGACGGGGGCGCCATGCAGCGAGGCGGCGCTCATGCCTCCATGAAACTCAA GTTTCCCGGCTTCTCAAAGTCTGGCCCCGAGTTGTACCTCTTGTGTAAGCAGATAGCAAAGGGCAAGGACAAGCTCACCATCTAC ATGGGCGAGGTCGGTCCGGTGTGGCTTTACCCGGAATCGCAGCTGGACTGCGTGGTGGCCGACCCAAAGAAGGGCTCCAAGATGTACGGCCTCAAGAGTTACATCGAGTACCAAATCACGGCCAAC ACCACCAACCGACCCGTCAACCACAGATACAAGCACTTTGATTGGCTGTACGAGAGGCTCCTGGACAAATTTGGCTCGGCCATTCCCATCCCGTCGTTACCGGACAAGCAGGTAACAG GTCGCTTTGAGGAGGAGTTCATCAAGATGCGAATGGAGCGCTTGCAGGGCTGGATGAGCCGCATGTGCAGGCACCCGGTCGTTGCCAGCAGCGAAGTATTTCAGCTCTTCCTCACCTATAAGGACGAGAAG GACTGGAAAACGGGCAAGAGAAAAGCAGAAAAGGACGAGACGGTGGGAGTGATGATCTTCACTACCATCGAGCCCGAGGCTCCCGACTTGGATACTATCGAagt GGAGAATAAATGCGACCAGTTCAGCCGCTTCACCAAAGCAATGGACGACGGGGTGAAGGAAATCCTCACAGTGGGCCACGAGCACTGGAAGCGATGCACGGGCC ctctgcccaaAGAATACCAACGAATCGGTAAAGCCTTCCAGAACCTCTCCTCGGTGTTCAACAGCAGCGGATACCAAG GTGAGGAAACGCTGACGGATGCCATGACAGCCGCAGGGAAGACCTACGAGGAGATAGCGCAGTTGGTAGCAGAGCAG CCAAAAAAGGATCTCCACTTCCTCATGGAGACCAACAACGAGTACAAAGGTTTGCTTGGATGCTTCCCGGACACAATCGCCGTCCATAAG GCCGCTATTGACAAAGTGAAGGAAGGTGACAAGTTGGTGGCCACCAGTAAAATTAGCCCTCAGGAAAAGGTCACCATGGCCAAACGAGTCAGCACCATGTCCTACGCCTTACAAG CTGAGATGAACCACTTCCATAGCAACCGTATCTACGACTACAACAGGGTCATGCAGCAATACCTGGAAGAGCAAGTCAAGTTTTACGAGACG ATCGCCGCAAAGCTGAGACAAGCTCACAGCCAGTTCACAACAATGTGA
- the snx9b gene encoding sorting nexin-9b isoform X2, with the protein MALKAQVLYDFTAEPGNNELTVKEGETVTITNQQIGGGWIEAQNSRGDVGLVPEDYIELNKSALPPFSAAAAAAPAANVGSVTNSDLSFFDAFAPAAGTQNQVAGRGSSTPPDTPVSPYPDEADRNGGDPWSSWSTDPSAGASNNWASNPEGTQTGKAAAGDSWAGASHGHPQAYQGPGADDDEWDDEWDDKSAAGFNEAESGDGGAMQRGGAHASMKLKFPGFSKSGPELYLLCKQIAKGKDKLTIYMGEVGPVWLYPESQLDCVVADPKKGSKMYGLKSYIEYQITANTTNRPVNHRYKHFDWLYERLLDKFGSAIPIPSLPDKQVTGRFEEEFIKMRMERLQGWMSRMCRHPVVASSEVFQLFLTYKDEKDWKTGKRKAEKDETVGVMIFTTIEPEAPDLDTIEVENKCDQFSRFTKAMDDGVKEILTVGHEHWKRCTGPLPKEYQRIGKAFQNLSSVFNSSGYQGEETLTDAMTAAGKTYEEIAQLVAEQPKKDLHFLMETNNEYKGLLGCFPDTIAVHKAAIDKVKEGDKLVATSKISPQEKVTMAKRVSTMSYALQAEMNHFHSNRIYDYNRVMQQYLEEQVKFYETIAAKLRQAHSQFTTM; encoded by the exons ATGGCACTAAAG GCACAGGTTTTGTACGACTTCACCGCCGAGCCGGGAAACAATGAGCTGACGGTGAAAGAAGGCGAAACGGTCACCATCACCAATCAG CAAATCGGTGGTGGCTGGATTGAAGCGCAGAACTCCCGAGGGGATGTGGGTTTGGTGCCTGAAGACTACATTGAG CTCAACAAGTCGGCCCTCCCGCCGTtttcagcggcggcggcggcagcgccgGCCGCCAACGTCGGCAGCGTCACAAATTCCGATCTGTCCTTCTTTGACGCTTTTGCCCCCGCAGCCGGGACACAAAACCAG GTGGCCGGTAGGGGGTCGAGCACCCCACCCGACACCCCAGTTTCCCCCTACCCTGATGAG GCTGATCGCAATGGCGGCGACCCCTGGTCCTCGTGGAGCACGGACCCTTCGGCGGGCGCCTCCAACAACTGGGCGTCCAATCCGGAGGGCACCCAGACGGGCAAGGCGGCCGCCGGCGACTCCTGGGCCGGCGCCTCTCACGGCCACCCTCAGGCCTACCAGGGTCCAG GAGCCGACGACGACGAGTGGGACGACGAGTGGGACGACAAGTCGGCCGCGGGTTTCAATGAGGCCGAATCGGGAGACGGGGGCGCCATGCAGCGAGGCGGCGCTCATGCCTCCATGAAACTCAA GTTTCCCGGCTTCTCAAAGTCTGGCCCCGAGTTGTACCTCTTGTGTAAGCAGATAGCAAAGGGCAAGGACAAGCTCACCATCTAC ATGGGCGAGGTCGGTCCGGTGTGGCTTTACCCGGAATCGCAGCTGGACTGCGTGGTGGCCGACCCAAAGAAGGGCTCCAAGATGTACGGCCTCAAGAGTTACATCGAGTACCAAATCACGGCCAAC ACCACCAACCGACCCGTCAACCACAGATACAAGCACTTTGATTGGCTGTACGAGAGGCTCCTGGACAAATTTGGCTCGGCCATTCCCATCCCGTCGTTACCGGACAAGCAGGTAACAG GTCGCTTTGAGGAGGAGTTCATCAAGATGCGAATGGAGCGCTTGCAGGGCTGGATGAGCCGCATGTGCAGGCACCCGGTCGTTGCCAGCAGCGAAGTATTTCAGCTCTTCCTCACCTATAAGGACGAGAAG GACTGGAAAACGGGCAAGAGAAAAGCAGAAAAGGACGAGACGGTGGGAGTGATGATCTTCACTACCATCGAGCCCGAGGCTCCCGACTTGGATACTATCGAagt GGAGAATAAATGCGACCAGTTCAGCCGCTTCACCAAAGCAATGGACGACGGGGTGAAGGAAATCCTCACAGTGGGCCACGAGCACTGGAAGCGATGCACGGGCC ctctgcccaaAGAATACCAACGAATCGGTAAAGCCTTCCAGAACCTCTCCTCGGTGTTCAACAGCAGCGGATACCAAG GTGAGGAAACGCTGACGGATGCCATGACAGCCGCAGGGAAGACCTACGAGGAGATAGCGCAGTTGGTAGCAGAGCAG CCAAAAAAGGATCTCCACTTCCTCATGGAGACCAACAACGAGTACAAAGGTTTGCTTGGATGCTTCCCGGACACAATCGCCGTCCATAAG GCCGCTATTGACAAAGTGAAGGAAGGTGACAAGTTGGTGGCCACCAGTAAAATTAGCCCTCAGGAAAAGGTCACCATGGCCAAACGAGTCAGCACCATGTCCTACGCCTTACAAG CTGAGATGAACCACTTCCATAGCAACCGTATCTACGACTACAACAGGGTCATGCAGCAATACCTGGAAGAGCAAGTCAAGTTTTACGAGACG ATCGCCGCAAAGCTGAGACAAGCTCACAGCCAGTTCACAACAATGTGA